The following is a genomic window from Caproiciproducens sp. CPB-2.
GGGTTTTTGTTTGCGGCTTCAATCGTCTGGATTTAATCTGAAACCTGAGCGAATTCAATCCGCTCATTGTTAGGCCCTAAGAACAGAAAAAAGCGATTGCTTCTGGGAGCAAACATTTCGTTTGATTCGATTCCGTTACTGACGATCTTACATCCCATTGCAACGATTTCCTCATATGCCGCGTCGATATTTTCACTTGCTAAGGCGATATGATCAATCGCGCCGGCAGGCTTCTCATCTACACGGCGGCGGTAAATTTCCAAACGGCAGCTTCCGTTTTCCAAAATACAGGAAAATTCATGCATCACAACCGGTACAAAACCAAAGTTTTTATAGAATTCTACTGTAGTGGTAAAGTCACCGGCGGGAATTGCCACGTGAGCGAGGCCTGTTGGAACATTTTTTATCATTTTTTCATCCTCCATATTTCGTCAAATTCCTTGCTGATTGTCACACATCACACAAATTTTGTATCGTTTTAATATTACATGCAGCAAACAATAAAGTCAATAAAAATTTAGCCCTCCCGATCATAGCGGGAGGGCTTACGTTGATTTATACGGTAATATCAAGCAGATGATCGCTTAGAGAAGTGACAGAATCTCCG
Proteins encoded in this region:
- a CDS encoding VOC family protein — its product is MIKNVPTGLAHVAIPAGDFTTTVEFYKNFGFVPVVMHEFSCILENGSCRLEIYRRRVDEKPAGAIDHIALASENIDAAYEEIVAMGCKIVSNGIESNEMFAPRSNRFFLFLGPNNERIEFAQVSD